In Rhodanobacter denitrificans, a single window of DNA contains:
- a CDS encoding peptide MFS transporter produces the protein MGHTTLAGDARPIPDYPQLMGHPRPLWMLFMSEFWERFAFYGMRWALTLYIVAQFYDGNDAGQADASRTYGAYLALVYATAVFGGYVADKILGYQRSILLGAVVMAAGLFMVMVPNHAVFMLGLATIIVGNGLFKPNISSMVGQLYVQGDSRRDRGFTLFYMGINAGALIAPILTSILANKVFGTPGHHNYHVVFAASGVGMLISLVWFWFGRRQLGPVGRPAPEQASRMRMLYVVLGVLATIPLVYLLMDKAGAVAIQWLLSVLFLGVGVMLVIEAIRTGRVQIQRVIAMLIIFTFNVLFWMFFEQAGSSFNFLAQHIVDRNLGGWEFPIGWFQSVNPVAIVLLAPLISLAWGWLDQRRVEPSIPRKFGLGLIGNALGFAVLMYALSALVGSDGTIPLWTLVLCYVLQTAGELCLSPIGLSMVTKLAPARLVGLGMGGWFLSTAIGNNLAGLFAGHVSGASGMTVGSALSGYTMGFWILLGGGIVLFLVAPLINRLMHGVR, from the coding sequence ATGGGCCACACCACACTCGCCGGCGACGCCAGGCCGATACCCGACTACCCGCAGCTGATGGGCCACCCGCGCCCGCTGTGGATGCTGTTCATGTCGGAGTTCTGGGAGCGCTTCGCGTTCTACGGCATGCGCTGGGCGCTCACGCTGTACATCGTGGCGCAGTTCTACGACGGCAACGACGCCGGCCAGGCGGACGCCAGCCGCACCTACGGCGCCTACCTGGCGCTGGTCTACGCCACCGCGGTGTTCGGCGGCTACGTGGCCGACAAGATCCTCGGCTACCAGCGCTCGATCCTGCTCGGCGCGGTGGTGATGGCGGCCGGCCTGTTCATGGTGATGGTGCCGAACCATGCGGTGTTCATGCTCGGCCTGGCCACCATCATCGTCGGCAACGGCCTGTTCAAGCCGAACATCTCCTCGATGGTGGGCCAGCTCTACGTGCAGGGCGACTCGCGCCGCGACCGCGGCTTCACCCTGTTCTACATGGGCATCAACGCCGGTGCGCTGATCGCGCCGATCCTCACCAGCATCCTCGCCAACAAGGTGTTCGGCACGCCCGGCCACCACAACTACCACGTGGTGTTCGCCGCCTCCGGCGTGGGTATGCTGATCAGCCTGGTGTGGTTCTGGTTCGGCCGGCGCCAGCTCGGCCCGGTCGGCCGCCCGGCGCCGGAACAGGCCAGTCGCATGCGCATGCTGTACGTGGTGCTGGGCGTGCTGGCGACGATTCCGCTGGTCTACCTGCTGATGGACAAGGCCGGCGCGGTGGCGATCCAGTGGCTGCTGAGCGTGCTGTTCCTGGGCGTGGGCGTGATGCTGGTGATCGAGGCGATCCGCACCGGCCGCGTGCAGATCCAGCGGGTGATCGCGATGCTGATCATCTTCACCTTCAACGTGCTGTTCTGGATGTTCTTCGAGCAGGCCGGCAGTTCGTTCAACTTCCTGGCGCAGCACATCGTCGACCGCAACCTGGGCGGCTGGGAGTTCCCGATCGGCTGGTTCCAGTCGGTCAACCCGGTGGCGATCGTGCTGCTGGCGCCGCTGATCTCGCTGGCCTGGGGCTGGCTGGACCAGCGCCGCGTCGAGCCGTCGATCCCGCGCAAGTTCGGCCTGGGCCTGATCGGCAATGCGCTGGGCTTCGCGGTACTGATGTACGCGCTGTCCGCGCTGGTCGGCAGCGACGGCACGATTCCGCTGTGGACGCTGGTGCTGTGCTACGTGCTGCAGACCGCCGGCGAGCTGTGCCTGTCGCCGATCGGCCTGTCGATGGTGACCAAGCTGGCGCCGGCGCGGCTGGTCGGGCTGGGCATGGGCGGCTGGTTCCTGTCCACCGCGATCGGCAACAACCTCGCCGGCCTGTTCGCCGGCCACGTCAGCGGCGCGAGCGGCATGACCGTGGGCTCGGCGCTGTCCGGCTACACCATGGGCTTCTGGATCCTGCTCGGCGGCGGCATCGTGCTGTTCCTGGTCGCGCCGCTGATCAACCGGCTGATGCACGGGGTGCGTTGA
- a CDS encoding peptide MFS transporter, translated as MSQTSSAGDSVTTPDYPQLLGHPRPLWMLFMTEFWERFAYYSVSWALVLYIVAQFFHGDASGQGWAAGIYGAYTALIYAASIFGGYVADRVIGYQRSILLGAAVMAAGLFTLLLPQQPAMLLGLALVIAGDGLFKPNISTMVGQLYGRDDPRRDRGFTLFYMGINAGAFAAPLLTGWMAAHFTDTPMQQNYRVVFGAAGVGMLLSFLWFWFGRRGLKGVGRPLPGMENRLRVLWVLLGAALAVPLIYALLAYVGADGLQWLLGALFIGVAAALIVEARRHDRVQLHRVIAMLIVFGFSVLFWTFYFQFGTSLNFLAENWVDRQMFGGWTFPVGWFQSVTPLAILLFAPLLTLVWAVLSRRNAEPSIPRKFGFGLIFNGLGFVVLVYALKELLGPTGLIPFWPLVLCYVMQTLGELCLSPIGLSMVTKLAPPRLVGLAMGGWFLSLAAGGDFSGLVARSISGERGMTVASALSGFTFSFWVLLGAGALLLLLAPLINRLMHGVR; from the coding sequence ATGAGCCAGACCAGCAGCGCCGGCGATAGCGTGACGACGCCCGACTACCCGCAACTGCTCGGCCATCCGCGTCCGTTGTGGATGCTGTTCATGACCGAGTTCTGGGAGCGCTTCGCCTACTACAGCGTGAGCTGGGCGCTGGTGCTGTACATCGTGGCGCAGTTCTTCCATGGCGACGCGTCGGGTCAGGGCTGGGCCGCCGGCATCTACGGCGCCTACACTGCGCTGATCTACGCCGCCTCGATCTTCGGCGGCTACGTGGCCGACCGGGTGATCGGCTACCAGCGCTCGATCCTGCTCGGCGCGGCGGTGATGGCCGCCGGCTTGTTCACCCTGCTGTTGCCGCAGCAGCCGGCGATGCTGCTGGGACTGGCGCTGGTGATCGCCGGCGACGGCCTGTTCAAGCCGAACATCTCCACCATGGTGGGCCAGCTCTACGGCCGCGACGATCCACGCCGCGACCGCGGCTTCACCCTGTTCTACATGGGCATCAACGCCGGCGCCTTCGCGGCGCCGCTGCTGACCGGCTGGATGGCGGCCCACTTCACCGACACGCCGATGCAGCAGAACTACCGCGTAGTGTTCGGCGCCGCCGGCGTGGGCATGCTGCTGAGCTTCCTGTGGTTCTGGTTCGGCCGGCGTGGTTTGAAGGGCGTGGGCCGCCCGCTGCCGGGCATGGAGAACCGCCTGCGCGTGCTGTGGGTGCTGCTCGGCGCGGCACTGGCGGTGCCGCTGATCTACGCGCTGCTGGCCTATGTCGGCGCCGACGGCCTGCAGTGGCTGCTCGGCGCGCTGTTCATCGGCGTGGCGGCGGCGCTGATCGTCGAGGCGCGGCGCCACGACCGCGTGCAGCTGCACCGCGTGATCGCCATGCTGATCGTGTTCGGCTTCAGCGTGCTGTTCTGGACCTTCTATTTCCAGTTCGGCACCTCGCTCAACTTCCTGGCGGAAAACTGGGTGGATCGGCAGATGTTCGGTGGCTGGACGTTCCCGGTCGGCTGGTTCCAGTCGGTGACGCCGCTGGCGATCTTGCTGTTTGCGCCGCTGCTGACGCTGGTGTGGGCCGTGCTTTCGCGCCGCAACGCCGAGCCCTCGATCCCGCGCAAGTTCGGCTTCGGGCTGATCTTCAACGGCTTGGGTTTCGTGGTGCTGGTGTATGCGCTGAAGGAACTGCTTGGCCCGACCGGGCTGATCCCGTTCTGGCCGCTGGTGCTGTGCTACGTGATGCAGACACTGGGCGAGCTGTGCCTGTCGCCGATCGGGCTGTCGATGGTGACCAAGCTGGCGCCGCCGCGCCTGGTCGGCTTGGCGATGGGCGGCTGGTTCCTGTCACTGGCCGCCGGCGGCGACTTCTCCGGCCTGGTGGCGCGTTCGATCAGTGGCGAGCGCGGCATGACGGTGGCCTCGGCGCTGTCCGGCTTCACCTTCAGCTTCTGGGTGCTGCTTGGCGCGGGCGCGTTGCTGTTGCTGCTGGCGCCGCTGATCAACCGGCTGATGCATGGGGTGCGGTGA
- a CDS encoding MarR family winged helix-turn-helix transcriptional regulator yields the protein MPAKRSPVPATAEHAPLQLEHFLPYRLSILSNTISQAIADDYQRRYDISVTEWRVMAVLARYAGLSAREVAERTAMDKVAVSRALARLVEAGRVDRAVHDNDKRRSVLNLSSAGWAIHDVVAPMARAREREVLAKLDAQERQWLARILDKLLS from the coding sequence ATGCCTGCCAAGCGCTCCCCTGTCCCCGCCACGGCCGAACACGCGCCGCTGCAGCTGGAACACTTCCTGCCGTACCGGCTGTCGATCCTGTCCAACACGATCAGCCAGGCGATCGCCGACGACTACCAGCGCCGCTACGACATCTCGGTGACGGAATGGCGGGTGATGGCCGTGCTGGCGCGCTACGCCGGCCTGTCCGCGCGCGAGGTGGCCGAGCGCACCGCGATGGACAAGGTGGCGGTGAGCCGCGCGCTGGCCCGGCTGGTCGAGGCCGGCCGGGTCGACCGCGCGGTGCACGACAACGACAAGCGCCGCTCGGTGCTCAACCTCAGCAGCGCCGGCTGGGCAATCCACGACGTGGTCGCGCCGATGGCCCGCGCGCGCGAGCGCGAAGTGCTGGCGAAGCTCGATGCGCAGGAGCGGCAGTGGCTGGCGCGCATCCTGGACAAATTGCTTTCCTGA
- the hppD gene encoding 4-hydroxyphenylpyruvate dioxygenase: MNAQPNPGMQVTTFENPMGIDGFEFVEFAAPAGRAHELHALFRRMGFSAVLRHKSRPITVYRQNGVNLLVNEDPDSFAADFAAQHGPSACGFAIRFRKPVAEVEARVLGNGGEAVTHKPASRAIGVPVVKGIGDCMLYLVPREGDAYAADYAPIPGAEQNPKGFGLTFIDHLTHNLHFGNMQKWSDYYEKLFNFREIRYFDIKGAKTGLVSKAMTAPDGIVRIPLNESSDPKSQINEYLDAYHGEGIQHIACFTDDIYATVEAMRDAGVEFLDTPDAYFEVIDVRVPNHGEDVPRLARNKILIDADPETKQRKLLQIFTQNAIGPIFFEIIQRKGNEGFGEGNFQALFESIERDQMKRGFL; encoded by the coding sequence ATGAACGCCCAACCCAACCCTGGCATGCAGGTCACCACGTTCGAGAATCCGATGGGCATCGACGGCTTCGAGTTCGTCGAGTTTGCCGCCCCGGCCGGTCGCGCCCACGAGCTGCACGCGCTGTTCCGGCGGATGGGCTTCAGCGCCGTGCTGCGGCACAAGTCCCGCCCGATCACCGTCTACCGGCAGAACGGGGTGAACCTGCTGGTCAACGAGGATCCGGATTCGTTCGCCGCCGATTTCGCCGCGCAGCACGGCCCCAGCGCCTGCGGCTTCGCGATCCGTTTCCGCAAGCCGGTGGCCGAGGTGGAGGCGAGGGTGCTCGGCAACGGCGGCGAGGCGGTCACGCACAAGCCAGCCAGCCGCGCGATCGGGGTGCCGGTGGTCAAGGGCATCGGCGACTGCATGCTGTACCTGGTGCCGCGCGAGGGCGACGCCTACGCCGCCGACTACGCGCCGATCCCGGGCGCCGAGCAGAACCCGAAGGGTTTCGGCCTGACCTTCATCGACCACCTCACCCACAACCTGCATTTCGGCAACATGCAGAAGTGGTCGGACTACTACGAGAAGCTGTTCAACTTCCGCGAGATCCGCTACTTCGACATCAAGGGCGCCAAGACCGGCCTGGTGTCCAAGGCGATGACCGCGCCGGACGGCATCGTGCGCATCCCGCTGAACGAGTCCAGCGACCCGAAGAGCCAGATCAACGAGTACCTCGACGCCTACCACGGCGAAGGCATCCAGCACATCGCCTGCTTCACCGACGACATCTACGCCACGGTGGAGGCGATGCGCGACGCCGGGGTGGAATTCCTCGACACCCCGGACGCGTATTTCGAGGTGATCGACGTGCGCGTGCCCAACCACGGCGAAGACGTGCCGCGGCTGGCCAGAAACAAGATTCTGATCGACGCCGACCCGGAGACCAAGCAGCGCAAGCTGCTGCAGATCTTCACCCAGAACGCGATCGGCCCGATCTTCTTCGAGATCATCCAGCGCAAGGGCAACGAGGGTTTCGGCGAAGGCAATTTCCAGGCGCTGTTCGAGTCGATCGAACGCGACCAGATGAAGCGCGGTTTCCTCTGA
- the hmgA gene encoding homogentisate 1,2-dioxygenase, whose translation MATIVGKGYQSGFGNEFASEAIPGVLPVGQNSPQRVTHGLYAEQLSGTAFTAPRHLNRRSWLYRIRPAAVHEPFAPLAHERFHNRFDEAPATPNQLRWDPLPLPEQPTDFVDGLVTIAGNGGAAEQGGIGIHLYAANRSMQGRFFYDADGELLIVPQQGRLQLATELGVIELEPQEIAVIPRGVRFRVELPDGTARGYVCENFGALLRLPELGPIGSNGLANARDFLTPHATWEDVEGAFELVTKFQGTLWTAAIGHSPLDVVAWHGNYAPYKYDLRRFNTIGSISVDHPDPCIFTVLTSASDTPGTANVDFAIFPPRWLVAQHTFRPPWFHRNVASEFMGLITGVYDAKAEGFVPGGASLHNCMSAHGPDAATFEKATNADLSKADVIGGTMAFMFETRKVIRPTRQALGAPQLQRDYYRCWQDIRKHFAP comes from the coding sequence ATGGCAACGATCGTGGGCAAGGGCTACCAATCCGGCTTCGGCAACGAATTCGCCAGCGAGGCGATCCCCGGCGTGCTGCCGGTCGGCCAGAACTCGCCGCAGCGCGTGACGCACGGGCTGTACGCCGAGCAGCTGTCCGGCACCGCGTTCACCGCGCCGCGCCATCTGAACCGGCGCAGCTGGCTGTACCGGATCCGCCCGGCGGCGGTGCACGAGCCGTTCGCGCCGCTGGCGCACGAGCGCTTCCACAACCGCTTCGACGAGGCACCGGCCACGCCGAACCAGCTGCGCTGGGATCCGCTGCCGCTGCCGGAGCAGCCGACCGATTTCGTCGACGGCCTGGTGACGATCGCCGGCAACGGCGGCGCGGCCGAGCAGGGCGGCATCGGCATCCATCTCTACGCGGCGAACCGCTCGATGCAGGGCCGCTTCTTCTACGACGCCGACGGCGAGCTGCTGATCGTGCCGCAGCAGGGCCGGCTGCAGCTGGCCACCGAGCTGGGCGTGATCGAGCTCGAGCCGCAGGAGATCGCGGTGATCCCGCGCGGCGTGCGCTTCCGCGTCGAGCTGCCCGACGGAACCGCGCGCGGCTACGTCTGCGAGAACTTCGGCGCACTGCTGCGCCTGCCGGAGCTCGGCCCGATCGGCTCGAACGGGCTGGCCAACGCGCGCGACTTCCTCACCCCGCACGCCACCTGGGAGGACGTCGAGGGTGCGTTCGAGCTGGTGACGAAGTTCCAGGGCACGCTGTGGACGGCCGCGATCGGCCACTCGCCGCTGGACGTGGTCGCCTGGCACGGCAACTACGCGCCGTACAAGTACGACCTGCGCCGCTTCAACACGATCGGCTCGATCAGCGTCGACCACCCCGATCCGTGCATCTTCACCGTGCTGACCTCGGCCAGCGACACGCCCGGCACGGCGAACGTGGATTTCGCGATCTTCCCGCCGCGCTGGCTGGTGGCGCAGCACACCTTCCGTCCGCCGTGGTTCCACCGCAACGTGGCCAGCGAGTTCATGGGCCTGATCACCGGTGTCTACGACGCAAAGGCCGAGGGCTTCGTGCCCGGCGGCGCGAGCCTGCACAACTGCATGAGTGCCCACGGCCCGGACGCGGCCACCTTCGAGAAGGCCACGAACGCGGATCTGTCGAAAGCGGACGTGATCGGCGGCACCATGGCCTTCATGTTCGAGACGCGCAAGGTGATCCGCCCCACCCGGCAGGCGCTGGGGGCGCCGCAACTGCAGCGCGACTACTACCGATGCTGGCAGGATATCCGCAAGCACTTCGCGCCGTGA
- a CDS encoding fumarylacetoacetate hydrolase family protein translates to MKLGSLKEGGRDGTLVVVSRDLSRAVTADGIAPTLQAALDDWSNAAPRLNALSDELNGGRATGAFALDMAMLASPLPRAYEFVDGSAYLPHVERVRRARGAEVPASFYTDPLMYQATSAGFLGPRDPVVVPSEDYGIDLEAEVVVVTDDVPMAVTPGEAAAHIQLVGLVNDVSLRGLIPGELAKGFGFLQSKPRSALSPVLATPDELGRAWAGDKLHLPMRTWLNDKWFGEAECGVDMQFSFAELVAHVAKTRPLTAGTIVGSGTIANQDTGKGASCLAEQRTVETLRDGQPSTPFLKFGDRLKIDVTDATGASIFGAIEQQVEPYRR, encoded by the coding sequence ATGAAACTCGGATCTCTCAAGGAAGGCGGCCGCGACGGCACGCTGGTGGTGGTCAGCCGCGATCTCTCCCGCGCGGTAACGGCGGACGGCATCGCGCCGACGCTGCAGGCGGCGCTGGACGACTGGTCGAACGCGGCGCCGCGGCTGAATGCGCTGTCGGATGAACTGAACGGGGGCCGCGCCACCGGCGCGTTCGCGCTGGACATGGCCATGCTCGCCTCGCCGTTGCCACGTGCCTACGAGTTCGTCGACGGCAGCGCTTACCTGCCGCATGTCGAGCGCGTGCGCCGCGCGCGCGGCGCCGAGGTACCGGCCAGCTTCTACACCGACCCGCTGATGTACCAGGCCACCAGCGCCGGCTTCCTCGGCCCGCGCGACCCGGTGGTGGTGCCGAGCGAGGACTACGGCATCGACCTGGAAGCCGAGGTGGTGGTGGTCACCGACGATGTGCCGATGGCGGTCACGCCGGGCGAGGCCGCCGCGCACATCCAGCTGGTCGGCCTGGTCAACGACGTGAGCCTGCGCGGGCTGATTCCCGGCGAGCTGGCCAAGGGCTTCGGCTTCCTGCAGAGCAAGCCGCGCTCGGCGCTGTCGCCGGTGCTGGCGACGCCGGACGAGCTGGGCAGAGCGTGGGCCGGCGACAAGCTGCACCTGCCGATGCGCACCTGGCTCAACGACAAATGGTTCGGCGAGGCCGAGTGCGGCGTCGATATGCAGTTCAGCTTTGCCGAACTGGTGGCGCACGTGGCGAAGACGCGGCCGCTCACCGCCGGCACCATCGTCGGCTCCGGCACCATCGCCAACCAGGACACCGGCAAGGGTGCCTCCTGCCTGGCCGAGCAGCGCACGGTGGAAACCCTGCGCGACGGCCAACCGAGCACGCCGTTCCTGAAGTT